The following are encoded together in the Macadamia integrifolia cultivar HAES 741 chromosome 10, SCU_Mint_v3, whole genome shotgun sequence genome:
- the LOC122091318 gene encoding uncharacterized protein LOC122091318, with product MSKGNKKSCAMGSIVSKKESSPCKELEHMGLREKIKLLKDEIHDIRHLREMEYQTHQRHVRISAWKEAEWKGERKKLREEVRRLRKELTAKDVIIQGMEDGVVTGKSDKEWQWKLLESNFLVEQMREEQALRDEAVEKWKKLYIAIKTELDTLIQRAHQGERLYWGEENTIEALKRELKGKEETVQDLKAKVTTMEKEGVKKEREVDILRQSLRIMSSKKRVNNSTKGLTQKLAHVKLDW from the exons ATGAGCAAAGGAAACAAGAAGAGCTGTGCTATGGGTAGCATTGTAAGCAAGAAGGAGAGTAGCCCATGTAAGGAGCTTGAGCACATGGGCCTTAGGGAGAAGATAAAGCTTTTGAAGGATGAGATTCATGATATAAGGCATTTGAGAGAGATGGAATATCAAACCCATCAGCGACATGTGAGGATCAGTGCGTGGAAGGAAGCAGAGTGGAAGGGTGAGAGGAAGAAGTTGAGAGAGGAAGTGAGGAGGCTAAGAAAGGAATTGACTGCCAAAGATGTTATAATTCAGGGGATGGAGGATGGTGTAGTGACAGGGAAAAGTGATAAAGAATGGCAATGGAAACTGCTGGAAAGTAACTTCTTGGTTGAGCAGATGAGGGAGGAACAAGCCCTTCGGGATGAGGCTGTGGAGAAATGGAAGAAGCTCTATATTGCTATCAAGACCGAGCTTGACACTCTCATTCAGAGAGCTCATCAAG GAGAGAGACTGTACTGGGGAGAGGAGAACACCATAGAAGCATTGAAGAGGGAATTGAAAGGTAAGGAAGAAACAGTCCAAGACTTGAAAGCCAAAGTAACTACAATGGAGAAGGAAGGAGtcaaaaaggaaagggaagtagACATCCTGAGGCAGAGCCTACGAATCATGAGCAGCAAGAAAAGGGTGAATAATTCTACTAAGGGCCTCACTCAGAAGCTTGCACATGTAAAATTAGATTGGTGA